The following coding sequences are from one Capsicum annuum cultivar UCD-10X-F1 chromosome 3, UCD10Xv1.1, whole genome shotgun sequence window:
- the LOC107862872 gene encoding trans-resveratrol di-O-methyltransferase — MSKSDVELLNKNNVGDEAHSELLAAQAHIWNHAFSYINSMSLKCAIQLGIPDIIHNHGRAMTLSDLVNALPIDDKNKGLDCVYRLMRILTHAGFFIKTNKDINELDQENISYMLTSTSRLLLKDEPLSMIPYLQAQFDPILMGPWHYLSQWFQNGESSTTFAIAHGKPFFEYLEKEPKLNRVFNESMASDARLVISTVIENCKGVFEGLKSLVDLGGSTGTVAKFIANAFPQINCTVLDLPHVVEGCEGSKNLIYVGGDMFKFIPPADVILPESILHDWSDDYCIKILKKCKEAIPSKENGGKLIVIEIVMDHNRDHKSYETQLFLDMLMMVGVNGKERSQQEWAKIFSIAGFSDHNIIPILGLRCVIEVYP, encoded by the exons ATGTCAAAAAGCGATGTAGAgttgttaaataaaaataatgttggaGATGAAGCTCATAGTGAGCTTCTCGCAGCACAGGCGCACATATGGAACCATGCATTCAGCTACATCAATTCAATGTCACTCAAATGTGCAATTCAGCTTGGAATTCCAGATATTATCCACAACCATGGTCGGGCCATGACGCTCTCTGATTTGGTGAATGCGCTCCCTATCGACGACAAAAACAAAGGACTGGATTGTGTTTATCGTCTCATGCGTATTCTAACTCATGCAGGCTTCTTTATAAAAACCAATAAAGATATTAAtgaattggatcaagaaaatattagTTATATGCTCACTTCAACTTCACGTCTCCTCCTTAAAGATGAACCTCTGAGCATGATCCCCTATCTACAAGCTCAGTTTGATCCAATCTTAATGGGCCCATGGCATTACCTAAGCCAATGGTTCCAAAATGGCGAATCTAGTACTACATTCGCGATTGCCCATGGCAAGCCCTTCTTTGAATATTTGGAGAAGGAACCAAAGCTTAACCGTGTATTTAATGAATCCATGGCTAGTGATGCCAGATTGGTTATAAGTACAGTGATTGAAAATTGTAAAGGAGTTTTTGAAGGGTTGAAATCATTGGTGGATTTAGGAGGCAGCACTGGAACCGTGGCTAAGTTTATTGCCAATGCATTTCCACAAATAAATTGCACTGTCTTGGATCTGCCGCATGTAGTTGAAGGGTGTGAAGGGAGCAAGAACCTGATCTATGTCGGAGGAGACATGTTTAAGTTCATTCCTCCTGCCGATGTAATTTTACCGGAG TCGATATTACATGATTGGAGCGATGATTATTGCATcaaaatattgaagaaatgtaAAGAAGCAATTCCAAGTAAGGAGAATGGAGGAAAGCTAATCGTCATTGAGATAGTGATGGATCACAACCGAGACCACAAGTCATACGAAACTCAACTCTTCCTGGACATGCTTATGATGGTTGGTGTTAATGGAAAAGAAAGAAGTCAACAAGAATGGGCAAAAATCTTCTCTATTGCTGGTTTTAGTGACCACAACATTATTCCTATACTGGGATTAAGATGTGTGATTGAGGTCTACCCTTAA